TGCCGCCGAACATCGCGATGACGAAGACGACCACGAACCCGCTCGCAAACAGCAGCTTCGACTGGGCGAGGAACTCGAGGGGGGACATCCCGCCGTCGGCCGCGACCGTTCCCTCGCCGTCGACGCCCGCGGTCTCGTCGAACGAGGCGACCTGCGCGTAGGCGGCCGCGGCGACCGCAGGAACCGCGAGGAGCGCGGCGACGAGTTGCCACTCGAGGAACGTCAGCAAGACGGCGGCGACGAACGGGCCGAGGGCGGTGCCGACGTTGCCGGCGGCGCCGTGGTAGGCGAGGGCGGTTCCCGTACCGTGGGTCCCCCGCGTGAGCAACGAGAGCGCCGCCGGATGGTAGACGCTGGCGGCGGCCCCCCAGACGACCAGCGCGACGGCGACCAGCCAGACGCTCGTCGCGAGGCTCAACAGCAGGAATCCGGCGCCCATTCCGAGGATCGAGCCGGTGACGAGCGTCTTGGAACCGTAGCTATCGGAGAGAACGCCGCTCGGGACGGCGCCGACGCCGATCAGCGCGTAGCCGACCGCGACGACGGTTCCGATGAGCGCGGCGGAGGCGTCGAAGGCGACGAGCCAGACCACGACGAACAGCGGAATCGCCATCTCGTAGCCGTGAAACATGGCGTGACCGACCATCGTAAAGCGCGTGATGGCCCGGTCGTTCCCGTCCATGGCTATCACTCACACAGCCGGGTGTTAAACGCACGCCTCGAAGCCGTCGCTGCCGGTTTCGACGGCGGTAGAAACGCGGGGCGGCCGACTACAGGTAGCCCTCGCCAACCAGCCGCTCGATCCCCTCCCGCAGCCGCTCCTCGCTCGCCGCGTAGGAGATCCGCGCGTAGCCGGGCGTCCCGAACGCGCTCCCCGGAACCGTGGCGACGTGGGCGTCCTCGAGTGCGCCCTCACACCACGCCTGGTCGTCCACTCGCGGCTCGTCGCCGCTCTCCGAGGCGCGTGGCGCCTCGCTCGTGGGCAGCATCATGTAGAACGCCCCGTCGGGAACCGCGACGTCGACACCCTCCTCGGCGAGCAGGTCGGCGACGAGGTCGCGCCGGGCCTCGAAGGCGCCGACCATCTCCGCGACCGCATCGTCGGTGTTCTCGAGGGCCTCGACCCCGGCGTGCTGGACGAAATTCACGGCACAAGAGACGGAGTGGCTGTGGAGCTTGCCGGCCTGCTCGATCAGTTCCTGGGGGCCGGCGAGGTAACCGAGCCGCCAGCCGGTCATCGAGTACGCCTTCGAGAAGCCGTTGACGGTGACGGTTCGCTCTGCCATCCCTTCCAGGGTACCGAGGCTCGTCGGCTCGACGCCGTAGGTGATCTCCTTGTAGATCTCGTCGGAAATGACGGTGAAATCGTGCTCGACGGCCAGATCCCGGACGCCCTCGAGGGCCGCCTCGGAGTAGACCGCGCCGGTCGGGTTCGACGGCGAGTTGACGATCAGGAGGTCGGTGTCGTCGGAGACGGCGTCGGCGAGGTCGTCGAGGCCGGGCTCGAGCTGGAAGTCGTACGGCGAGAGGTCGACCCGCGAGAGCGAGCCGCCCGCCATCGTCACCATCGCCTCGTAGGAAACCCAGGCGGGGTCGAGGAGGACGACCTCGTCTCCCTCCTGAATCAGCGCGTGGATCACCTCGTACAGCGCCTGCTTGCCGCCGGGGGTGACGATCACGTTGTCGGCCTCCCACTCGAGGCCGTCGCCCTGGAGCGTCCGGGCGATGGCTTCTCGGAGCTCCGGGATGCCCTTCGAGGTGGTGTAGCCGGTGTCGCCGGCCTCCATCGACGCCTCGGCGGCTTCGACGACGTTCTCGGGGGTCGGGAAGTCGGGTTCGCCGACGGAGAGGTCGACGACGTCTTCGCCCTCGGCCTCGAGTTCGGAGGCGAGCGCGGAGATGGCGAGCGTTGCGGACGGTTCGACGCTGGTAACGCGGTCGGTGAAGTGCATAGTCATTGTTGTATCGGTGTTCTCAGGGCTCCGGGAGCGATTCGACGAGGCTGAGCGCGCCGTCGACGGCCTTCGCGGCGTTGTCGACGCGTTCGCGGGCCTCCGCGGCGGACATGCCGGGGCCGGTGACGCCGAGGGTCACCGGCGTGTCGCGCTCGAGGCTCACGTCAGACAGCCGCGCCGCGGCGGCGTCAGTGATCACCTGGTCGTGATCCGTGTCACCGGTGATCACCGCGCCGATCACGACGACGCAGTCGACTTCATTCACGCGAGCCAGCCGGTCGGCCGCGAGCGGCGCGTCGTAGACGCCGGGGACGCGGACGGTTTCGTAAACCTCCACGCCCGCGCTTTCGGCGACCTCGAGGGCGGCCTCTTCCATCTGCTCGGTGATCGGGCGGTTGAACTCCGCGACCACCAGTCCGAGCGCGGTCATGCTCGAGCGGTGGATTGGCTGGGTCAAAGAGGTACCGTTATGTGCGAACTTTGGTGAGCACATTGCTCGATACCGCTCCTACTTCGTGGTTCCGTGCGAGAGTGATCGCACGCGGAACTCCTTCGGCTGCAGAAATATGTATGGTCTACCATCTCGTTCGTTCAGCCATGGAAACCGACGCGAGCTCACGGGTCCAGTTCACTACCCGTCGCGTCGTCCGCGTATTCGGCCTGCTCGTGGCGCTTCCGCTCGGATTGGCCGTTCTTTCGGTGCTCCCCTCCGGTTTCCTTCCGGAGAGCGCAATCTCCGTCCTGGAACGGCCCTTTATCCTGCTCGTCTATCTCCCGGTTGCAATCGTCGGGCTACTCGTTTTCGAACCGCTCCGTCTCTCCGAACTGCTTGCTCCCGTTCCGTTCGTCTCTGAGATCGCGTTTCTGGCCGGCTTGCTGGGGTTCTACTACCTCCTCGCGGTCCTGCTGGTCAACTCCGTCGCGTTCGTCCGCCGAGCCACGGCCGAATGACGTATTCGGAACCCGAACGGGGGTGTCGCTTCCTGCGGAGTAGTAGCGGAAACCGACCGCATCACCGGCCACCGGTACGAGGTCGGCTCTGTCAGCGTGAGAGCGTTCGTGAACGGTTCGCTCGAGTCGTCCGTCCGACGAAACGACGCGTTCCGTCGATTTTAAGCGCGATCGGCGAGAACCGCCGCCAAATGACGACGCTACGAACGCCGGGGCCGACGCTCGGCGTCGTCGGCGGGGGACAGCTCGGACGAATGCTCGCGGAGGCGGCCGCGCCGCTGGGGGTCGACGTAGTCGTCCTCGATCCGACGCCCGACTGTCCGGCCGCGCCGGTCGCCAGCGACCAGATCGTCGGCGACTTCGACGACGAGGCGGGGGTCCGCGAACTCGCCGCGCGGGCCGACGTGCTCACCTTCGAGATCGAACTCGCTGACCAGGACCTCCTCGAGCGCGCGAGCGACCGGTCGGGCACGCCGGTTCACCCCCGACCGGAGACGCTGCGGCTGATCCACGACAAGCTGGTCCAGAAGGAGGCGCTCGAGGAGGCAGGGATCCCCGTCCCGCCGTTTCGGGCGGTCGAGGACGCCGACGACGTGCGGGCGGCGATCGACGACTACGGCGCGCCGGTGATGCTGAAGGCCCGAACCGGCGGGTACGACGGCCGGGGGAACGTCCCCGTCGAGTCGACGGCCGAGGCGGACGAGGCGCTCGAGGCCGTCGCCGGCCCCGCCATGGTCGAAGCGTTCGTGGAGTTCGAACGCGAGGTGTCGGTGATCGCGGTCAAAGGCGACGGCGAGACGGCGACGTTTCCGGTCGGGGAGAACGTTCACGAAGACGAGATCCTGCGGGAGACGATCGTGCCGGCGCGCTCGAGCCCCGCCGTCGAGGGGCGCGCCCGCGAGGTCGCGACGGACGTCCTCGAGCTGATGGCGGGACGGGGCGTCTACGGGATCGAGCTGTTCGAGGTGAGCGGGGAGTCGGCGGCTGACGGGCCGATTCTGGTCAACGAGATCGCCCCGCGCCCGCACAACTCGGGCCACTGGACGATCGAGGGCGCGCAGTGTTCGCAGTTCGAACAGCACGCCCGCGCCGTCCTGGGGTGGCCCCTCGGCTCGACCGTCCTGCGGGGACCGACGGTGTCGACGAACCTGCTCGGCGACGGCGCGGAGAACCGGCCCGCGGCGCTTCGAAACGTCGATCGGATACTCGAGACCGCGGGCGCACACCTCCACTGGTACGGCAAGCGCGAGGCGCGACCGCTCCGGAAACTGGGCCACGTGACCGTTGCGGGTGACGAGACAGACGAAGCCGAGGACCTCCTCGAGACGGCGCGACGCCTCCGGGATGCGGTGACGTTCGAGTAGCCGGTTTCAGCTGCCAATACAGCAACTATTTTGCCCCGCCGGTCCCGTGTGCTCGACGAGTGAACGGATCATATCGAGAGCGCGCTGCTGGGGGGTCGGTTCGCGCACTCTGTCTCACCCCGGACGAGACGCTCGGCGGGCGGGAGCCGGCGGCGTTCGAATCGGACGAGTTCTCGCTGTCGCCGGTTGCCGACCGCGAGCGGATGCGCCGGGACGCCCTCGACGCGGACTGCGCCGTCGTCGACGGAACGAACGACGGTTCGATCGAGGCGGTCGAGGCGTTGCTCGAGGCGCACCCGACGCTTCCGGTCATCGTCGTCGGTGGGTCGGTCGACCTCGAGGCGCGGGCGCTCGAAGCCGGCGTCACCGAATGTCTGCGCGACGAGACGCTGGATCGGAATCCGGGTCTCCTCGAAGCGCGGGTCCGCCGCGCGGTCGGGTCGGCTCGTGCGAGCGAAGCGTCGCGGCCTCGTCGGCGCGGCAGTCGGTCGTGGGCGGCGTTTTACGGCTCGCTGTACGAGGTGAGTTCGGACGCGGACCTCGAGTTCGAGGAGAAACTCGAGCACCTGCTCTCGTTCGGGTCGGAGTACCTCGGCGTCGAACTGGGCTTTCTGACCCGAATCGAAGACGGAACACAGACGGTCGAGGTCGCCGTCGGCGACCACGAACTGTTACAGAACGGCTCGCAGTATCCGCTCTCCGAGGCGTACTGTCGGAAGACGATCGAAACCGACGGCCTGCTCGGCGTTCACGACGCCCTCGCGGCCGGCTGGGAGGGCGACCCGGCCTACGAGGCGTTCGACCTCGGCTGTTACATCGGCGGGAGGGTGACCGTCGACGGCGCACTATACGGGACCCTCTGTTTCGCCGACACCGACCCGCAGACCGAGCCGTTTACCGGCCCCGAGCGGACCGCGGTCGAACTGCTCACTCGCTGGGTGAGTTACGAACTCGAGGAGCGACACACCAGGGAGCGGCTTCGGCGTAAAACCGAGCGCCTCGAGCGGCTCACGGCCGTCGTCAGCCACGACCTCCGGAACCCGCTGACGGTGGCACAGCTCCAGCTCGGCCTGGCCCGCGAGGCGATCGACGCCGATCTCGAGGCCCTCGGTCACGTCGCAGACGCCCACGACCGGATGGAGACCATCATCGACGACCTGCTGTGGCTCGCCCGGGAGGGCCGGGACGTCGGCGCCCTCGAGCCGGCCTCGCTCGCCGCCGTCGCGCGAGACGCCTGGGGTACCGTCGACACCGGCGAGGCGACCCTCGAAGTCACAGACCGAGAGGTCGTCGCGGACCCGAACCGACTCCGTCAGATCCTCGAGAACCTGTTTCGAAACGCGGTCGACCACGCCGGCGAGGAGCCGACGGTTCGCGTCGGCCCGCTCGACGGCGGCGCATCGGGGTTTTACGTCGAGGACGACGGTCCCGGCGTCCCCGCGGAACTCGGCGAGAGGGTGTTCGAGCCCGGGACGACCGAGTCCGACCAGGGAACGGGGCTCGGACTCTCGATCGTCAGGGGGATCGCGACGGCCCACGACTGGGACGTCTCGCTGACCAGGAGCGACGCGGGCGGTGCGCGATTCGAGTTCACCGGCGTCGACGGCGCGTAACGGCAGCGACCGCCGCCGAACCCGACCGTTTCTTTGTCTCCGCCGCAGAACTCGCAGCCATGACCGCGGACCCGGTTACCGACCTGATAGACAGACTTCGCGCGGAGGCCGAACTCGACCGACCGGCGGCAGAGACGCCCGACGTCGGGATCGTGATGGGAAGCGACTCCGACCTCGAGACGATGATGACCGGTGGCAGTCGTCCCGGCGCCTACGACGCGCTGGTCGACGAACTCGGCTTCGAGGAGCAGACGGACTTCGAGAACCCGCCCGAGGCGCGCTTTACCTTCGAGACGTACGTCACCTCCGCCCACCGGACGCCCGACCTGATGAGCGCCTACGCCGAGACGGCCGAGGATCGCGGCCTCGAGGTGCTCATCGCCGGCGCCGGCGGCAAGTCCGCGGACTTGCCGAACATGACCGCTTCGATCGCCTACCCGCTACCCGTCATCGGCGTTCCCGTCCAGGAGAAGTCCGTCGACAGCGTCATCGGGATGCCTGCGGGCGCGCCGCTGGTCGCCGTCGACGCCGGCAAGTCGTTCAACGCGGCGCTCTCGGCGGTCCAGATCCTCGCCCGCCAGCACGAGACGCTGCGCGAGCGGCTGCTCGAGTACCACGAGTCGCTGCGGGCGGACGTCGGAACCGTCTCCCGCGAACTCCACGACGGCGGAACGACCGCCTACCTGTCGCGGTAACGTCCCGCAGCGATCGCAAACCGTTCGTAACGGCGACAGTTACGACGAGTTCATCGCCGCGGTATCGACGTCCCAGCACGGACGGGCGCTGTTCTCGATCCGCGTGACCTCTCCGCTGTCGCGGCGGCTGCGGGTAAGACCGTATTACCATCAGCCGGCGGAGCGATCAGCGCCGGTGACTGTCACAGCTGAGACGTGAGACGGACACTGTCCGGAGTATCGGGTCCGAGGGGGACGCTGTCGGTCGGTATCGGGCGAAAAACAAAGAATCAACCCTTATATGGGTGCGTTTCCAAGCCCCGCACGTTACGGAGATGAACCAATGGATAGCCATCGGGGCGCTGGCGCTCGTGGGGCTACTGATTCCGCTCGGCATGATGGCGGTGTCGTATCTCCTGCGTCCGAGTGTACCCGAGACGAGTAAACGTGCCACCTACGAGAGTGGCGAGGTGCCGACCGGCGGGACGCGCATCCGGTTTAACACCCAGTACTACATGGTTGCGCTTCTTTTCCTGGTCTTCGACATCGAGACCGTCCTGCTGTTCCCGTGGGCGATCGTCTACACCGACGCGCTCGCCGCGGAGGAGTACGGGCTCCTCGAGGCGCTCGGACCGATGCTGGTGTTCGTCGCCATCCTCCTCGTCGGACTCGCGTGGGCGTGGCGCAACGGCGCAGTACAGTGGGCTCGAAGCCCCCGCCAGGTCGAACCCCGATCTGAGGTCGATCGACCATGAGTAGCGACAAACCACGCCAAGACATCTACGACAGCACCGCACCGGTGACAGACACGCGCGACGCGCGGATGGGAGAGGGTGTCGACGATCGGTTCAACTCGAAGCTCCGGGAGGCGTTCGGCTCGTCACCGTTCATCCTCACGAAGTTCGACCAGTTCATGAACTGGGTCCGCGGCTCGTCGATGTTCATGCTGCAGTTCGGAATCGCCTGCTGCAGCATCGAGATGATCCACACCTACGCGATCAAGCACGACCTGGACCGCTTCGGTGCCGGCGTTCCGCGTGCCTCGCCCAGGCAGGCGGACGTGATCATCGTTCCCGGAACCATCGTCTCGAAGTTCGGCCCGCGGATGAAGCGCGTCTACGACCAGATGCCCGAGCCCAAGTTCGTCATCGGGATGGGGTCGTGTACGATCTCCGGCGGCCCCTTCCAGGAGGGGTACAACGTCGTCAAGGGCGCAGAAGAGATCATCCCCGTCGACATCCACGTTCCTGGCTGCCCGCCCCGACCGGAGGCGCTCATCTACGGCGTCGCCAAGCTCCAGGAGCGCGTCGCCAACGGCGAGACCTCGCCCGTCGTCGTCAAGCCGTACGAACTCGAGCAGTTCGGCGACCTGCCACGGGACGAGCTGGTACAGAAGCTCGCCGACCAGATCGACGAGGACGACCTCGTCATGCGGTACAACTGGGCTGATTCACCATGAGCACGGAACTCGAACCGGTGGCCGATCGGACCACCGAAGACGAACTCGAGGCGCTGATCGGCGACCGCGCGCTCGCGCGTGACGATCACAAGAACGCCCCCGGCTTCGTCATCCGTCCCGACGCCGTTCAGGACGTCCTCTTCGATCTGCGAGACGAGGCCGGCTTCGATCACCTCTCGTGTCTCACCGCACAGCAGTACCCCGACCGGTACGAGTCGGTCTACCACCTGAAGAAGTACGACGACCCGACCCAGGAGGTGAGCGTCGTCGTGCCGACGTCGGTCGACGATCCCGTCAGCGAGTCCGCCGAACCCGTCTACCGGACCGCCGACTGGCACGAGCGTGAGGCGTTCGACCTCGTCGGCATCGACTACGAGGGGCATCCCGATCCCCGCCGCATTCTGCTGCCGGAGACCTGGCAGGGCCACCCGCTCTCGCTCGATTTCGACCAGAGCAAGCCACAGCTGGTCACGCTGTCGGAACACGCGAACCCGCTCCAGGAAGACCACAGGGACACCGAATCGGACACGATGTTCCTGAACATCGGCCCGCACCACCCGGCGACCCACGGCGTCTTGCACGTCAAGACCGTCCTCGACGGCGAGACCGTCGCGGACGTCGAACCCGACATCGGCTACCTCCACCGCTGTGAGGAGCAGATGTGCCAGCAGGGAACCTACCGCCACCAGATCATGCCCTACCCCGACCGCTGGGACTACGTCTCGGCGGGGCTGCTCAACGAGTGGGCGTACGCCCGCGCGGCGGAGGACCTCGCGGATATCGAGGTTCCCGAGTACGCCCAGGTCATTCGGACGATGGGCGCGGAGCTGTGCCGGATCGCCTCGCACATGCTCGCGCTCGGGACGTTCTGTCTCGACGTCTTCGGCGACTTCACCGCCGTCTTCCAGTACGCGTTCCGCGACCGCGAGGTCGTCCAGGACATCTTAGAGGATCTGACCGGCCAGCGGCTGATGTTCAACTACTTCCGGCTGGGCGGGGTCGCCTGGGACCTTCCGGAGCCCCGCGAGGAGTTCTTCGAGAAGACGCGGGACTTCCTCGACGACCTCCCGCACAAGCTCGCGGAGTACGACGACCTCGTCACGGGCAACGAGATCTTCCAGATCCGGTGTGTCGACACCGGTATCCTCGAGCCCGAGATCGCAAAACAGTACGGCTGCAGCGGTCCCGTCGCCCGCGGCTCGGGCGTCGACTACGACCTGCGCCGGGACGACCCCTACGGCTACTACGAGAACTTAGAGTGGGACGTCATCACCGAGGACGGGATGGACAACTACTCGCGCGTGCTCGTACGCATGCAGGAAGTCGAGGAGTCCGCGAAGATCATCGAGCAGTGTATCGACCTCCTCGAGGAGTGGCCCGAGGACGACCGCCAGATTCAGTCGAACGTCCCCCGGACGCTCAAGCCCGAGGCCGACACCGAGGTGTACCGCGCCGTCGAGGGTGCGAAAGGTGAACTCGGGATCTACATCCGCTCTGACGGCACGGACAAGCCGGGACGGTTCAAGATCCGGAGTCCGTGTTTCCACAACTTACACACGCTCGAGGAGATGACGAAGGGCGAGTACATCCCTGACCTGATCGCCTCGCTCGGCAGCCTGGACATCGTGCTCGGAGAGGTGGATCGATGAGTTCGGTCACGGCGCCTCTCCAGGTCGGCGAACCGCTGTTTCCGGAGCGGATCGCCGACCTCACCGGTCTCGGCGAACTCGGCATAGCCGGCGAACTGATCGCGACGTTCATCGCGGCGTTCATCGTCGGCAACCTGATGCTCGCGATGACCGGCGTCGCCGGTCCGTGGGCGAAACGAAAGATTACCGCCGCGTTCACCGATCGAATCGCGGTCAACCGCGTCGGACCGTTCGGCCTGCTGATCATCGTGGCCGACGCCGTCCGCCTGCTCTCGAAGGAGAACATCATTCCCGAGGCGGTCGACCGACCGGCGTACGACCTCGCGCCGATCGTCGTCGCCTCGTCGGCGATGCTCGGCTTCGCGGTGATCCCGATGGGAAGCGGCGTCCAGCTCGCCGACCCCGAGGTCGGACTGGCGTACGTCTTCGCCGTCTCCGGCATCGCAAGCATCGGACTCGTGATGGCCGGCTACGCCTCCGCGAACAAGTACTCGCTGCTGGGCGGGCTGCGCGCGGTCGCACAGAACGTCGCCTACGAGATCCCGCTGGTCGTCACCGGGATGTCCGTGGTGATCTTCACCGGTTCGCTGCAGATGAGTACGATCGTCGAAGCGCAGGCCGAGCCGCTGATCGACTTCGGCGCGGTCGCGATCCCGTCGTGGTACGCGATCGTCAACCCGTTCGCGTTCGTGTTGTTCCTGACGGCGAACTTCGCCGAAATCGGCCGGAACCCCTTCGACACGCCCGAGGCGCCGACGGAGATCGTCGCGGGGTACCAGACGGAGTACTCGAGCGTCTACTTCGTGTTGATCTACCTCGGGGAGTTCCTGCACATCTTCCTCGGCGGGGCGATCATCGCGACGATCTTCCTCGGCGGCCCGGCGGGGCCGGGGCCGGAGGAGATCGGCATCGTCTGGTTCCTCGTGAAGATCTGGGCGGTGTTCTTCCTCACCCAGTGGCTGCGCTCTGCGTTGCCACGGGTTCGTATCGACCAACTCATCGAGATCGGCTGGAAGGGCATGCTCGTCCTTTCGTTCGCCAATCTCGTGCTCACTGCGGTTATCGTGGGGCTGATTCAGGCATGATCGGACTGCTCAAATCCATGGCGACGACGATGAAACACGCACTGGACGGGAACACGTTCACGGTCGAGTACCCGGACGTCGCTCCCGAAGTATCGCCGCGCTTTCGCGGCGTCCACAAGTTCAGCCAGGAGCGGTGCATCTGGTGTCGTCAGTGCGAGAACGTCTGTCCGAACGACACGATCCAGATCGTCACCGACGACCAGCGTCAGGGCGAACAGTACAACCTCCACATCGGACAGTGCATCTACTGCCGGCTCTGTGAGGAGGTCTGCCCCGTCGACGCGATCTTGCTCACCCAGAACTTCGAGTTCACCGGCGACACCAAACACGATCTGGTGTACAACAAAGAGCAGCTGAAGGCGGTACCGTGGTACAAGGACATCGACCCCCTCGAGTCGCGCGAACCGGACCGCGGCGGCTGGATCGGCGAGGGTGAAGGAGAGGTCGATTACCAGTAAGAGAGTCAGCCCATCTCGAAATCTACAAAGGGCATACACAACCAGACAACACCAATGACATACGAGCTCATCGCGTTCGCACTGTTCGCACTCGTGACGCTGAGCAGTGCCTTGGGCGTCGTGCTCCTGCAGGATCCGTGGCATTCGGCACTCCTGCTCGGCGTGGCCCTGATGAGCGTCGCGGTCCACTACGTGATGTTGGCGGCGGAGTTCGTCGCCGTGATGCAGGTTCTCGTCTACGTGGGCGGGGTCCTCATTCTCATCACGTTCGCCGTGATGCTGACGCAACGGGCGGAACCTGATGACAGGGTGGTACAGACATGACGACAGGGCCGAAACTGCGCCTCGGAAAGGCGCTCGTTCCCGGCGTTCTCGCCGTTGCGCTGTTCGCGGTGATGGCGCTTATCGTCCTGAACACGCCGTTCGGCGGGATGGAGGGCTTTAGCCCCGGTGATACGACGATCACCGACAACATCGGCTACGCAATGCTGGATCTCACCGAGCTGCAGGAAATCGACAGCGAGCCGTTCCTCGCGTCGTTCCTGCTGGCCGCGGTCGTTCTCGACGCCGCACTGGACGCCTCGCTCGTCCTCGCAAAGCGCGAGGAGGCCGGCGAACCGGTGACCGCGCTCTCGAGCCGATCGGACCCCGGGGCGGACGAGGGGGCCCAGCCCGCCGTCACCGACGGCGGCGAGGGAGGTGAGAACGCGTGAGTGTCGGCGTCGAACACTACGTGCTGCTGTCGATGGCCCTGTTCTGTATCGGGCTGTTCGGCGTACTCACGCGCCGCAACGCACTCATGTTCCTGATGTCCGTCGAGTTGATGCTAAACGCGGCCAACATCAACCTGATCGCGTTCGCGTTCTACCACGGCAACCTCACCGGCCAGGTGTTCGCCCTCTTTACGATGGCGCTGGCCGCCGCGGAGGTCGCCGTCGGGCTCGGGATCATCCTGGTGCTGTACCGGAACTTCCGCGACGTCGACGTGACGGTGCCGTCGGCGATGAGGTGGTAAGATGGTAGGTGTATTCGAACTTGCTCCGGCGATCGCGTTGTTCCCCCTTGCGGCGTTCGTCATCGCGCTCGTCTTCGGCGACGCGATGCCGAAGAAGGGCGCGTTCGCGGGTATCTTCGCGACGGCGGCCTCGTTAGTGCTGTCGCTCGTGATGCTCGCGACCGTCGCAGGCGGCGAAGTGTACCACGAGACCCTCTACGAGTGGGCCGTCGGCTCCGAGATCGCGTTCACGTTCGGGATCCTGATCGATCCCCTCTCGGCGCTGATGCTCGTCATCGTCTCGCTGATCGCGCTGCTCGTGCACGTCTTCAGTCTCGGCTACATGAACGCCGAGGGCGAGACCGGGCTGCCGCGGTACTACGCCGAACTCGGCCTGTTCACCTTCAGCATGCTCGCGTTCGTCTTCGCGGACAACCTGCTGATGGCGTTCATGTTCTTCGAGCTCGTGGGACTGTGTTCGTACCTGCTGATCGGCTTCTGGTTTCGCACCCGGTCGGCACCGTCGGCGGCGAAGAAGGCGTTTCTGGTCACCCGCTTCGGTGACTACTTCTTCCTGCTCGGGGTCGTC
Above is a genomic segment from Natrononativus amylolyticus containing:
- a CDS encoding NADH-quinone oxidoreductase subunit D, whose amino-acid sequence is MSTELEPVADRTTEDELEALIGDRALARDDHKNAPGFVIRPDAVQDVLFDLRDEAGFDHLSCLTAQQYPDRYESVYHLKKYDDPTQEVSVVVPTSVDDPVSESAEPVYRTADWHEREAFDLVGIDYEGHPDPRRILLPETWQGHPLSLDFDQSKPQLVTLSEHANPLQEDHRDTESDTMFLNIGPHHPATHGVLHVKTVLDGETVADVEPDIGYLHRCEEQMCQQGTYRHQIMPYPDRWDYVSAGLLNEWAYARAAEDLADIEVPEYAQVIRTMGAELCRIASHMLALGTFCLDVFGDFTAVFQYAFRDREVVQDILEDLTGQRLMFNYFRLGGVAWDLPEPREEFFEKTRDFLDDLPHKLAEYDDLVTGNEIFQIRCVDTGILEPEIAKQYGCSGPVARGSGVDYDLRRDDPYGYYENLEWDVITEDGMDNYSRVLVRMQEVEESAKIIEQCIDLLEEWPEDDRQIQSNVPRTLKPEADTEVYRAVEGAKGELGIYIRSDGTDKPGRFKIRSPCFHNLHTLEEMTKGEYIPDLIASLGSLDIVLGEVDR
- a CDS encoding complex I subunit 1/NuoH family protein; this translates as MSSVTAPLQVGEPLFPERIADLTGLGELGIAGELIATFIAAFIVGNLMLAMTGVAGPWAKRKITAAFTDRIAVNRVGPFGLLIIVADAVRLLSKENIIPEAVDRPAYDLAPIVVASSAMLGFAVIPMGSGVQLADPEVGLAYVFAVSGIASIGLVMAGYASANKYSLLGGLRAVAQNVAYEIPLVVTGMSVVIFTGSLQMSTIVEAQAEPLIDFGAVAIPSWYAIVNPFAFVLFLTANFAEIGRNPFDTPEAPTEIVAGYQTEYSSVYFVLIYLGEFLHIFLGGAIIATIFLGGPAGPGPEEIGIVWFLVKIWAVFFLTQWLRSALPRVRIDQLIEIGWKGMLVLSFANLVLTAVIVGLIQA
- a CDS encoding NuoI/complex I 23 kDa subunit family protein; this translates as MIGLLKSMATTMKHALDGNTFTVEYPDVAPEVSPRFRGVHKFSQERCIWCRQCENVCPNDTIQIVTDDQRQGEQYNLHIGQCIYCRLCEEVCPVDAILLTQNFEFTGDTKHDLVYNKEQLKAVPWYKDIDPLESREPDRGGWIGEGEGEVDYQ
- a CDS encoding NADH-quinone oxidoreductase subunit J, which translates into the protein MTYELIAFALFALVTLSSALGVVLLQDPWHSALLLGVALMSVAVHYVMLAAEFVAVMQVLVYVGGVLILITFAVMLTQRAEPDDRVVQT
- the nuoK gene encoding NADH-quinone oxidoreductase subunit NuoK, whose protein sequence is MALFCIGLFGVLTRRNALMFLMSVELMLNAANINLIAFAFYHGNLTGQVFALFTMALAAAEVAVGLGIILVLYRNFRDVDVTVPSAMRW